The window AGTGTGGCAACCTTGCGGATATTGATCAAGTGATACCTGATCGGCATTACACGCGGACGGTTTAAAGGTAGTATGATCGCCGCATCGCCACATGCGCCGCGGCCCGGGCAGAGACGACACGAACCGATTCAATGCGCACCCTCCTGATCTTCATCGCGCTGGCGCTGATCGTCATGATCGGCAGGCAGCTGCTGCGCAAACCGCACATCAGCACACGCACACCCGCCAAGACCGGACAGATGGTCCGCTGCGCGCACTGCGGCATGTACGTGCCGCAGCACGAGGCCTGCATGCAGGACGGCGTCAGCTATTGCAGCGCAGAGCACCGCACCGCGGCGCGGGGCACCCATGACGTCTGAGGTCAGCGCGCAGGTACTGCAGCGGGGCCCGGCCGACCCGCCGGCCGCAGCCGCAGGGCCGGCATGGAAGCCGCTCCGACTGCTCACCTTCTACCGCACGATCCTCGCGGGGCTGCTCACGGTGCTGTATTTCACCACCGGCGGCGAAACGGCGCACGACCCGATGGTGCCGGGCCTGTACGGCTCCACCTGCCTCGCCTACCTGGCCTTCAGCCTGGTCGCGGGCTTTGCCGCGCGCCTGCGCTGGCCCGGCTTCGAACTGCAGGTCATCGCGCAGATCCTGGTCGACATCGGCTGCGTCACGCTGCTGATCCACGCCAGCGGTGGCCTGGCGAGCGGGCTCGGCATCCTGCTGGTCATCACGGTCGCCACCGGCAGCATCCTGATCCAGGGCCGCATGGCCTTCATGTTCGCCGCGGTGGCCACGCTGGCGGTCATGGGCGAGCATTTCTACAGCCGGATGCTGCGCAACTTGCCGCGGGAGACAGACTACACTCACGCCGGCCTGCTGGGCCTGGCGCTGTTCGCCAGTGCCGGCCTGACCTACCTGCTGGCGCGCAGGATCCGGGACAGCGAATCGCTGGCACGACGCCGGGCCGTCGACCTCGCCAATCTCGCCCGGCTCAATGCCCATATCGTGCAACGCCTGCAGGCCGGCATCATTGTCACGGACCACGAACACCGCATCGTCCTGATCAACGACACGGCCCGCAAGCTGCTCCACGCACCAGCGGCGGGCACCGGCCAGCCACTCGCCGATCTGTCGGAGGCACTGTACGGCAAGCTGCAGGCGTGGCTGCACGCCCCCGCCAGCCAGCCCAGCCTGCTCAAGGGCGCTGCGCACGGCGCCAGCCTCCTGCCGCATTTCACGCGCCTGGATTCCTCGAGCGGCCCCGGTGCGCTGATCTTTCTGGAGGACATGGCGGCCATGGAACGCCAGGCGCAGCAGATCAAGCTGGCCTCGCTCGGACGCCTAACGGCCAGCATCGCGCACGAGATCAGGAATCCGCTCGGCGCCATCAGCCATGCCGCCCAGCTGCTCAACGAGCAGGAGATCCTGGCCGCCGAGGACCGCCGCCTGGCGGCGATCATCGGTGACAACTCGGCACGGGTGAACCTGATCGTGGAGAACGTCCTGCAGCTGTCCCGTCCCAACTCGTCGATTCCCCAGGTCCTCGGGCTCGCATCCTGGGTCGAGCGGTTCACCGCCGAATTCGCGCACAGCGGCAGCATCGATCCGGCCCGGATCAGCTGCACGGTGGCACCGGACGACATCGAGATCAGCATGGACCCGAGCCTGCTGCACCAGGTGGTCTGGAACCTGTGCCAGAACGCCGTCCATCACAATCGCACGGAGCGGCCGGTACGCGTGCAGCTGGTGGGCGGCCTGACGGCTACCCCGGGTGTCGCACATCTTGATATCATCGACGACGGTTCCGGCATCGAACCCGACATGACCGACAAGATATTCGAGCCCTTCTTCACCACGCACCGCAGCGGCACCGGTCTCGGGCTGTACATTGCGCGTGAACTCTGCGAAACCAGCGGTGCCCACCTCGACTATCACACGGTAGCCACCGGCGGCAGCCGCTTCCGCATCACCTTCCCGGCCAGCGGTGTGACCGCACTGCCGGCACGGCGCATTTCATGAGCAGGCCACTGGCGCTCGTCGTCGACGACGAACCCGATATCCGTGAACTGCTCGAGCTGACGCTGGGCCGGATGGACATCGACACGCGCAGTGCGGCCGGCTACGCAGAGGCCCGTGCCCTGCTGGACACGACCCGCTTCGATATCTGCCTCACCGACATGCGCCTGCCTGACGGCGACGGCCTGGACCTGGTGCGCTACATACAGGAGCACATGCCGGAACTGCCGGTCGCGGTCATCACCGCCTACGGCAGCATGGATACCGCGGTGGAGGCCCTCAAGGCCGGCGCCTTCGACTTCATCTCCAAGCCGGTCAACCTGCCCGTGCTGCGCAATCTCATCACCAGTGTGCTGAAGCTGTTCGACGAAAGCCGGCCGCGTGAACGCCGCAGCCGCGACAGTCTGCTGGGCGATTCGGACGTCATGCGCGCCATCCGCTCCACCATCGAAAAGCTCTCGCGCAGCCAGGCGCCGATCTACATCTGTGGCGAATCCGGCACCGGCAAGGAACTCGTGGCCAGGCTGATCCACAGCAAGGGCCCGCGCGCCGACCGGCCGTTCGTACCGGTCAACTGCGGCGCGATCCCGTCCGAGCTCATGGAAAGCGAGTTCTTCGGGCATCGCAAGGGCAGTTTCACGGGCGCGAACAGCGACAAGGACGGCCTGTTCCAGGTCGCCGCCGGCGGCACCCTGTTTCTCGACGAGGTGGCGGAGCTGCCGCTGCACATGCAGGTCAAGCTGCTGCGCGCGATCCAGGAGAAGGCCGTGCGTCCGGTCGGGGCCCAGCGCGAGATTTCGACCGACGTGCGCATCCTCTCGGCCACCCACAAGGAACTCGCCGAGCAGGTCGCAAACGGCCAGTTCCGCCAGGACCTCTACTACCGCCTCAACGTCATTGCGCTCAAGGTGCCGCCGCTGCGCGAACGCAGCGAGGACATTCCCATGCTGGCCGCGCACTTCCTCGCCAAGCTCGCGCGCCAGAGCGCGCAGCCCGATCTCGCGCTCAGCGACGACGCCCTGCAGGCCCTCATGGCCTATAGCTTTCCCGGCAACGTCCGCGAGCTGGAAAACATCCTCGAGCGCGCCACCACCCTGTGCGAGGGACATGTCATCAGCCGCGCCGACCTGCACCTGCCGATCACCGGCACCCTGCCCGGGACGCTGGGCGGTGACGCGGCGCACCCGCTGGAGCCGGGCACGGTGCCGCTGGATACCTACATGGACAACATCGAGAAGGATGTGCTGATCAAGGCGCTGGAACAGACCCGATACAACAAGACCGCCGCCGCCAAGAAACTCGGGATCACCTTCCGCGCCCTGCGCTACCGGCTCAAGAAACTGGGACTTGACTAGCACCACTCCCGCGGCATCATGAACCCGGCGCACGGCGATAACGCCGGCTGGCGCACGGAATCCGGGTCACAAACTGACGCCCAGCGTCACAATCTGACCCGGACAGTGCGACGCCGCGCAAGGTTACGGCCGGCTCGAGGCAGGCAGTTTTCCTTGGCCGCATCGGCATACGGCCGCCACGACAAAAATAAGATACTGTTAAATAAGCATATTTTTATCCGCGGGCGGATAGGGCACAGCGCAGCCCCGTAAGCGGCAATTTTCTGGCACGGAAAATGAATAGCTATTGCCAGCCAAAGAAAGCGGGCGTTTGTCCGATACAAGGCTGTCAGGTGGCTCGGACCGGGCAACCACACAACTCGTTACCACTGTTCATGTACATGAGAGGAAACACCATGAAACTGCAAAAGGGTTTTACACTGATCGAACTTATGATCGTTATCGCGATCATCGGTATCCTGGCTGCCATCGCCATCCCGGCCTACCAGGACTACACCATCCGCGCCAAGGTGGGTGAGGGTCTGAACCTGGCCGGCGCCGCCAAGCTGGCGGTCTCCGAGACCTATGACTCCACCGGCAACTTCCCGACCAGCCAGGCGCAAGCCGGCCTGCCGTCGGCAGCCAGCATCACCGGCGCCTACGTCTCTAGCGTGACCCTGGCCGCCAATACCGGCGTGATCACGATCGGCTTCAAGAACAACCTGGGCGGCAACCCGACGGCGAATGCCACCAACATCGATCTGATCCCGAACACCAATGCCGGTTCGGTCGAGTGGGACTGCACCTTCGGCAACGGCACCAGCGGCAGCCAGACTCCGCAGAAGTACCGTCCGGCCAACTGCCGTTAATCACGCAGTATCTGCCGCAATATGGAACGCCCCGGTTCGCCGGGGCGTTCTTTTTTATTTGAACGCACGGTTGCCGACAGTACACTAGCGGGCGCGCGGACGGCGCGCCGGCCGCGTTTCCGCACTCACACAGCCGCCACGGGAGCCCCGGCATTGCAGATCCACCCGCCGCACAGCACCGACCGCACTGCCGCAGCCCTACCTGCCGGGTTAACTACCGTCGCAGCGACGCAGTGCACACCACTCCCGGGGGCTCGCCGCACGAATTGCCCGGCCCGCCCATGACCCGCTCACTGCCGCTGCTGTCACCCGCCGGCTGGCTCATCCTGCTGCTGTGCGCACTGACCGTCGCCATCTACTGGCCCGGTTTGTCGGGCGACTACATGTTCGACGACCGGCCCAACCTGCTGGAGAACCGGCAACTGGAACTGGAGTCGCTGGACCTGGACAGCCTGGCGGCGGCGGCCTGGTCGTCCAGTGCCGGCCAGCTGCGCCGGCCGGTCAGCATGGCGAGCTTCGCCCTGAACCGCTATTTCTTCGGGATCGCACCGTGGTCCTACAAGGTCGTGAACCTGTGCATCCACCTGCTGACCGGCCTGGGCCTGTGGCTGCTCGGACGCCAGCTCGTGCGTGCGTACCGGCAACACCGCGACCCGGCATTTCCCGCCGCGGCCGCAGCCTGGCTGCCGGCCGTGGTCGCCGGGCTGTGGCTGGTGCACCCGCTCAACCTCAGCACCGTGCTCTACATCGTCCAGCGCATGGCGGGCCTGTCGGCGCTGTTCAGCGTCGCCGGCCTGTACCTCTACCTGCACGGCCGGCTGCGCATGCGCGCGGGCAGGCCGGGACTGCCCTGGCTGCTCGCCGGGCTGCTGGGCTGCGGCAGCCTGGCCGTGCTCAGCAAGGAAAACGGCATCCTGCTGCCCGTGTTCATGCTGGTGCTGGAGTCCACCCTGTTCGGATTCCGCGACGCGCACGGTCGGCGCGACCGCCGCATCGTTGCGCTGTTCCTGCTCTGCGTGGCACTGCCCGCGCTGCTGGCGCTCGGCATCCTGCTGATCGAGCCCCGCATCATCGCCAACTACACCCACAAGACCTTCACCCCGTGGCAGCACGTGCTGACCGAGGCCCGGGTGCTGATGTTCTATCTCAAACAGATCATCATGCCCTCGCTCAACGAACTGGGGCTGTACCACGACGATATCGCCCTCTCGCACGGACTGCTGACGCCCCCCACCACCCTGCTGTCGCTGCTGGGCATCGCGGGCCTGCTGGCGCTGGCCGCCGCGCTGCCGGCGCGGCTGGCGCTGATCCGCCTGGGCATACTCTGGTTCTTCGCCGGCCACCTGCTGGAATCGACCGTCATCCCGCTGGAACTCGCCCACGAGCACCGCAATTACCTGGCCGACTACGGCATCCTGCTGGCGCTGGGCGCAGCGGTCTGCACGCTGCGCTTGCGCGACCATGCCACCCTCATTCGCGCGGGCAGCGCGGGGCTGTTCCTGCTGCTGTTCGCCTACACTACCTGGATCCGGGCGGGACAGTGGTCCGATAACGTGCAGCATGCCATCTTCGAGGCCCTGCACCATCCCGCGTCGCCGCGCGCGGTGTTCGCGGCCGGCCGCATCCATGCACGCCTGGCGCTGCAGGGCGTCAGCGCCAGCGAGACGGAGGCCTACCGCTACCTGGAACAGGTCCGCCGCCTCGATCCGCACAACATCATGCCGGAGGTCACGCTGATCCTGCTCGACGCCTACCTCGACAAGCCGGTCGATCCTGCGTATTTTGACGCCATCCGGCAGAAACTGGCCGCGTACCCGGTGTCGACGACGGATATCGTCAGTCTCAAGGAGCTGACCGAGTGCATCGACAAGCACTGCAACATCCCCCACCAGGAGATGGACGCGCTGCTCAGACTCGCGCTCGACAAGAGCCGGGCGTCGCAGCTACTGACGATCTACGGCTTCTTCCGCATCAACAAGCTCGGGGATTTCACTACCGGGCTCGCGCTGTTCCGCGAGGTGGTCGAGCGCTATCCGCGTGAAGCCCAGCACTGGATCAACCTGGTCAACCTGCTGATCGTCATGGAACGCTACGCGGAGGCCGAGCAGACGCTGGCCCGCTTCCGCGCCGCGGGTAGTTACGGCGGCAGCGACAGCCTGTACGATATGCTCGCTGACGAAATCAGGACAGCGCGCAGGGTGAATACGGCGCAAACCACCGGCACGGACCCGACAACCAGCGAGAACCTGCCATGAACCCGGAAATCAGCATCATCCTGCCTGCCAAGAACGAGGCCGAAAGCCTGAAGACGCTGCTGCCCGTGCTGCAGACGCGGTTTCCGCAGGCCGAGATCATGGTCGTCAACGACGGCTCGACCGACACCACCGCCGAGGTCTGCCGGGCGCAGGGCGTGCGCGTGGTCTCGCATGTCTATTCCATGGGCAACGGCGCCGCGATCAAGACCGGGGCGCGCAACGCCAGCGGCAACGTCCTGGTGTTCATGGATGCCGACGGCCAGCACGATCCCGCGGATATCCAGGCCTTGCTCGACGGCATCGACCGGGGCTACGACATGATGGTGGGCGCGCGGCACCTCGACAGCCATGCCTCGCTGACACGCCGGATCGGCAACATGTTCTACAACCGGCTGGCCACCTGGATGACGGGATATCCCATCCTCGACCTGACCTCGGGTTTCCGCGCCGCGCGGGCACGGCATTTCAAGAAATTCCTCTACCTGCTGCCCAACCGCTTTTCCTATCCGACCACGAGCACCATGGCATTCTTCCGCTCCGGGCTGTCGGTCGGCTACACACCCATCCAGGCGCAGCTGCGCAGCACCGATACCCGCAGCCACATCCGGCTGTTCCACGACGGTTTCCGCTTCCTGATCATCATCGTCAAGATCGGCGCACTGTTCTCGCCGATGCGCTTCTTCCTGCCCGTCAGCGGTGTCCTGTTGGCGACCGGCCTCAGCTACTATGCGTATACCTATTTTGCCTGGGGACGGCTGACCAACATGAGCGCGATCCTGTTCCTGTCGGCGCTGCTGACCTTCCTCATAGGCATCGTCTCGGAGCAGATCTCGGCACTGCACTACAAGGATATCGTCGAGACCAAACGCCGCACGGAGCGTGACGGCGAGTAGCGTGCAGCGGCATCCCGCGGTCTGCCGCCGCAGCGCCGCTAGGCCGTAGCCGGCCCCTGCACGGCAGCGAACAGTTCGAGGTGGGCCTGCACCGCCCGCTCGAGGCTGAATTCCCGCTGTATCAATTCAAAACCCGCCTGTCCCATCGCCGCCAGCCGGTCGCGCGGCAGCGTAGCGGCGGCGACGAGTGCGGTGGTCAGCGCGGGCGCAGCGTCGATCGCGACCGTCCAGCCGCACGCGGGTGTGATGAAGCGGTCGATGCCGCCACAACGGCTGACGATGACCGGCCGGCCCAGCGCCAGCGCCTCGAGTGCCACGTTGGCCATGCCCTCCCAGCGTGACGGCAGCACCAGCACATGCGCCTGCCGGATGCGCATGGCGACGTCCGCCGCTTCCAGCACGCCGTGAAAGCGCACGTGGGCCGCGATCCCGAGCCGCCGCGCCTGGTCCTGCAGCCGCTCCCGGTCGGGTCCGTCACCCACCAGGTCGAGTACGAGTGCCGCGCCCTGGCCACGCGCCGCGGCCACCGCGTCCAGCAGCAGGTCGACGCCCTTCTGCCGGCGCAGCCCGCCGATGAACAGCAACTGCAGCGGTTTGCCATCGGAGAGGGGTGCGGGTGCAGGCGCCTGTACGACACCGTTGTGAATGTGACTCCAGCGGCCCGGCCGGATTGCGAGACTCTTTATCTCCTCGGCGATCCCCGGCGAGATCAGGTTGATGGCGTCGCACTGCGCTGACAGCAGCGCGACCAGGGCACGCGAGCCGGGAAAGCGACGGATAAATTCGGCGTCGCCGCCGGGGCCGGAACTGGCCGGGCAGGCGACCAGCGGCCGGCGCACCAGTCGCAGCTGTTTCAGCAAGGCGACGGAACAGGCGCTGTCGGTCAGGAAGCGGCAGTAGATCACGTCGTACCGGCCGCGCTGCCGGAACAGGACACGGCAGACCGAGAGGAAGTAGCTGAGCGCGCGCCCGGCCCGGCCGAGCCCGCCCCGGACCGGCGCCCGGCACAGCCGGATCGTGGCGCCGTCAACGGTGATTGCGGTATCCGGCAGACACGATCCGGCCACCGTGACCTGGTGGCCCAGCCGTGCCCAGCCCTCGACCAGCAAGCGCACCTGGCGCTCCGCCCCGCCGGGGACATAGGGCGTCAGGTTGCCGAAGACGAGGATCCTCATCCGCCGTCTGCCGTGCGGGATGACAGCACCTGCCGCAGCGCGCGCCCCTGCCGGACGACGGCGCGGCCGCAGTGCGAGGCGAGCGCACGGAACAGGGTGCGGCGATAGCGCAGCCACAGCCTGCCCGTTTTGCTGTGCCATGCCGGTGCCAGTAGTTCGGTCAGCGCCTCCTCGCTGCGCGCGGCCAGCGCGCTGCAAACGTCGCCGACATCCGCATCGGTGTACGAACCCGTGCCCAAAGGCGCCTGGCCTGCCAGCACCGACTGTGCGCCCAGCAAGGCCAGCAAGCGGCGACGGTCACCCGCCCGCAGCCAGGTCGCGCGGATACCATCCAGCAGCTGCCACTGGAATCCGGCCTGGGCCGTGTCCAGCCACCGGCGCCGCGCCTGTACGATCTTGCTCGCCCGGTGCACGCCAAAGCGATAGGCCTGCAGCGGCGCCGGATCCGGCGAGTGTTCCGCCACCGGGGAAGGATAGCCGGTGATGACCGCTTTCCGGCCCGGCCGCTCCGGATCCGGGTCCACGAACAGCCCTTCGTCACCATGCCGCCAGCGCACGCGGTTGGAGAACGCATGCAACCCGGTAATCGGCAGATCCGACATCCAGTCATGCACCATGAATACCGCGTGATCGAGGTCGGGCGCGCGCTCGAACACCGCGACGATGCGCGCCAGCGCAGCCGTGGAGTTCAGCACCATATCGGCATCCAGCTTGATGAACATGTCGTAGTCGTGACGGTTCTCCATGAACCAGTCGTACAGCACGCGGTGCGCCTCCGCGTTGCCCAGCCCCGAAAATATCCGGTGCTCCCAGTTGCGGTAATCCTGGGCGGACAGTGCGGCGATACAGCTGTCGCGCTCCTGCTCGTCGACATGCAGCGTGCCGATCAGTATGCGCGGCTGCTGCCTCATGCCGGCTCCTGCAGACCATCCAGATAGCCGGCGATCGGCATGCGCGGCAGCGCCATCCGGTTCCGGTTGCCCGCGAGCGTGCCTGGCTGCGTGCCGAAACCGAGCCGGTAGCCGGCACGCCGGGCAAGCAGACGGGTCAGCGCGGTGTTCGCGCCATACGGATAGGCAACCAGATCCACCCTCCGTCCCAGTTCCCGCTCCAGCCGCGAGCGGCTGTGCCGCAGCTCGCCGTACACCTCGAGCGGATGCGGCCGGGACAGCAGGATGTGACTGCGGCCATGCGCACCCACGGTGACCAGGGGATGCCGATCCAGCTCACGGATGCGGGCCCAGTCGAGATAGCCCCCGTCCGCGGCGGCCGGTGCCGCGGGATTCAGCTGCCGCAGCGCGTCCATATAGCGTTGCCTTCCGCGCCGGCCTTGCGGGCGGAGCCACAGGCGCAGACGCCGGTACACGGCGCTGCGTGCGCTATCATCCGCCAGTGCAAGCGGACCCTCGTTCGGACAGACCAGTTCCCGGCGGCCGGCAAGCAGCGTGGCCAGCAGCGTCTCGTACGCTTCGAGCTCGCGGTCCGCAAAACCGGTCGTGATGAAGATCACACAGGGTACCCGGTACTGTTCCAGCAGGGGCAGCGCCTCGGTATAGATATCCGCGTAGCCATCGTCGAAGGTGAGCAGCACGCAACCCGGTTGCGCGGGCTGCCCGCTGGCCAGACGCGCCAGCCACCCGGCATCCGGCCTATGCGTCGCGATGGCGGCCAGCAGCCGCTCCAGGCCGGCGGGGGTCAGCGCGTCCGACCCGTCAGCGCCCGGGCCGCTCACCGCTTCACGCAGCACCCTGTGGCCATAGAGGATGACCGAGTTCATGGCGCCGGCGGCGGCTGCTTCCATACCGCCAGATCGAGACCCAGCAGCGTTTCCAGCCGGTTGATTTCCGGCGTGCAGATCTCCAGCAGTTCCCGGTACAGCGGTGCCGGTATGCCCTCCAGGTATTCCCTGCGCCCGGACAGCAGGCGGTAGGCGCCGCTGCGCTGGATGCCGCGTGCGGCCGGTTCCGGCAGGCTGCGCACCGCCTTTTCCGTCACCTCGCCCACCAGCCGGCCGACCAGCGTCTGCCGCGGGCTGGCGGCGTTGCGCCTGCGGTTCAGGATGGAAGGCTCGAAATCACGGTCCAGTGCGGCGAATGCCAGCAGCTCGTCGAGAAATCCGCGGGGATCCTGCTGCAGCTGCTCGAAACGCTGCACCAGCAGCGCCGAGCGTGGAAAATGATCGAGAAAGCGCGCGATGTGCTCGGCGTAGAAACCGGTCTCCAGGTAACTCTGGAACAGATCATAGTTGCGCAGGCAATCCGCGAACTCGAAACGGATCGTCAGCTTCTTCTTCTCGTGCCAGTAGTGCGAGAACGCCCGCTCGATCGGGTTGCGCAGGCAGAAGATGATGCGTGCCCCGGGGTTGTCAGCGGCCATGCGGCGCGGCGCCCAGGTCGACCTGAGATAGGTGGGCGTCGGATCGAACAGCTGCTGCCCCGGCCGCGCGTGGGCAAAGGCCTGCGCGTACCAGTCGGGGCCGCGCGCGTAGAACATGTCGTAGTAGTGGATGGTGTCCCGCGGCGGACAGCACACCCCGGCATGCTCGCGGAGACATTCGTAGATCCAGGTGGTGCCGCTCTTTTGCGGACCCACGTGGAAGATATCGACTTTAGGTGCAGCGCACATGCCTAGATTCCCATGCTCTTCGTCAATTTGATGCCACCCTGCAGGGCCCTGCCCAGGGTAACGACCAGTGCCGCGCACAGCAGTGCCAGCCCCTCTGCCGACCGGTCCGTGGCAACCAGGTAAATGCCCGCGTTGCCTGCCGTCATCACTCCCAACGCCAGCGGCCCGGTCGTGCGCAAGCCGTAGATCCGATAGCACTGCCACCAGTTCAGCAGATTGATCGCCACCAGGCTCAGCAGGGTGCCCAGCGCTGCGCCGACGATACCAAGCCAGGGGATGAGCACAAGATTGGTTACGAACAACAGCGCCAACAGCACCCAGACCGAGGCCAGCAATTGCGTGGCATGCCCGCCCATCTTCAGCGCGTTTCCCACCGGGCCGAAGCTGCAGGCGAACACATGCGTGGCGAGCAGCACGTACATGACGGGGAGTGCATCCGCATAGCTGCCGAATAGGCCGAGCAGCGCGGGGCCAAACAGCACGAGCAGCAGCGCGACGGCGAGGACGGCGAGGAGCGACAGCCAACGGTGGCGATCGTACTCGTACATCATGCCGGCCAGGTCGGACGCGCCGAGCGCCGCACCGATACGCGGCAGCGTCACCTGGCCGAGCAGCTGGTTGCCGAGCAGGGCGAACGCCGCCGCGCGCGAGGCCAGGGCATAGGCGGCAGTGGCGTCGAGGGTCGTGAGCAGACCGACCATGATGATGTCGATGTTGTCGATACCGGAACGGACCAGGCCGATGAGTGCCATGTGTCCGGCGTAGCGCCTGCCGGCAGCGTCGATTCCGCCCGCCTGTCCGCGCAGGGCGCCGCTGTCGATACGGTACAGCAGCATCGGGACCCAGGCACTGATGACGATCACCAGCAGGTAGAGATCGACGTCCGGGATGAACAAGCCGAGCGGCAGGAAACACAGGAGGCGGATGGCGTCGCTGGCGCGCGGTATCAACAGCGCCTTCCTGAAATCCTGCCGGCCCTGGTGCCAGGCAGCGAACACATTCGCGGCTGCCAGCGCCGGTATCGTGGCCGCCAGCGCCGCGTAGACGGGCAGGTTCGCGCTGTGCGCCACGTAGCGGGTGTTGATGAAACCGTAGGCCAGGAAAGCGGCGGCGACAGCGAGCGAGATCCTGGTTGCGCGGCCGCTCGCGGCGGCCAGCAGCGGCAGCTGCGGTTCCGCGCTGCGCTGTGAACTGCGATAGAGCAGCAGCTGGTCGAGCCCGAAGCTGCCGATCACCACTGCGATCGCAGCCAGACTCCCGGCATACGCATAGACACCGTACACCTCGCGCCCAGCGAGATTGAATGCCCAGATCACGACGAAGCTCGTGCCGAGCGCAAGCAGGCGCGCTGCCAGACCTATGAACAAACCGCTGTAGTAATTATCGGCCATGGCTCTGCCCGGCGCCGCCGAGATGCACTGCTGCCCTCGCGTCGCGCGCGCTGACCGACAGCGACATGCCCCGCCGCGCCGGAATCGGTAACCTGTTGTTTATGTGTAAATAAGAGACACGCACGCCCCAGTGTATCGGCCACGGTCCAGGCACGTTTATGCACCGCGAGACAGGGTTTCCAGCAGGGCCTGCTCCAGGCGCCGGCCGGAACTGTCCCAGTCCGGCAGCACGCCGTAGTCGACGGCATCCTGCTGCAGCGCCCATTCCAGCGCCGCGCACAGGGCCTGCGGATCGGCCGGCGGTACCAGGTGCGGCGACGCGTCGCCCAGGATCCATGCGGTCGCGGGCGTACGGGTAGCGACCACCGGAACCCGGCAGCTCATGGCCTCGTACAGCTTCACCGGATAACTGTAATCACCGAATGCCGAGCGCCGGTTGGTCACTACCAGGACATCCATGCAGTTCAACAGCACGGGCATGAGCGCATCCTCGATGTAGCCCAGCGAGTGCACCTCGTCGGGTAGCGGCACGTTTCGCCAGGTGCGCCCGGAATGCACGAGCATGGCATCGGGACAACCGGCCTGCAGGCACGCGAATGCATCGAACAACACCTCGACACCGCGGCTGCGATGCATGGAGCCGCAGTAACCGACCAGTTTCCGCTGCAACGGCAGGCCCATACGCTGCCGGCATGCAGCGCGATCCAGCGGCACGAATCCGATGGGATCGGGCGCCATCGGCACGACCACCGCGGCACGGCCGGGCCGTCCGGAGGACATCAGCGCCGCCAGCCCCGGACCGGCGGCGGTCAGCAGGTCGGCACGCCGCAGCGCGCGACGCCAGCGCCAGTGCAGGGGTTTGCACCAGGGCAGGTAGCTCTCGTAGTTGTCGTAGGCGTCGATCGCGCTGCAGCACCCGTGGCGCCGGCTGAAATGCACCGCGAGCATACCGTAGTAGGTATCGGACAGTCCGACGATGCAGTCGGGGCGTCCACCACGTATGGTACGCTCGATCTCATGCAGATAACGCAGGGGATGACGCGGGCTGAA of the Pseudomonadota bacterium genome contains:
- a CDS encoding glycosyltransferase is translated as MRILVFGNLTPYVPGGAERQVRLLVEGWARLGHQVTVAGSCLPDTAITVDGATIRLCRAPVRGGLGRAGRALSYFLSVCRVLFRQRGRYDVIYCRFLTDSACSVALLKQLRLVRRPLVACPASSGPGGDAEFIRRFPGSRALVALLSAQCDAINLISPGIAEEIKSLAIRPGRWSHIHNGVVQAPAPAPLSDGKPLQLLFIGGLRRQKGVDLLLDAVAAARGQGAALVLDLVGDGPDRERLQDQARRLGIAAHVRFHGVLEAADVAMRIRQAHVLVLPSRWEGMANVALEALALGRPVIVSRCGGIDRFITPACGWTVAIDAAPALTTALVAAATLPRDRLAAMGQAGFELIQREFSLERAVQAHLELFAAVQGPATA
- a CDS encoding polysaccharide biosynthesis C-terminal domain-containing protein, which translates into the protein MADNYYSGLFIGLAARLLALGTSFVVIWAFNLAGREVYGVYAYAGSLAAIAVVIGSFGLDQLLLYRSSQRSAEPQLPLLAAASGRATRISLAVAAAFLAYGFINTRYVAHSANLPVYAALAATIPALAAANVFAAWHQGRQDFRKALLIPRASDAIRLLCFLPLGLFIPDVDLYLLVIVISAWVPMLLYRIDSGALRGQAGGIDAAGRRYAGHMALIGLVRSGIDNIDIIMVGLLTTLDATAAYALASRAAAFALLGNQLLGQVTLPRIGAALGASDLAGMMYEYDRHRWLSLLAVLAVALLLVLFGPALLGLFGSYADALPVMYVLLATHVFACSFGPVGNALKMGGHATQLLASVWVLLALLFVTNLVLIPWLGIVGAALGTLLSLVAINLLNWWQCYRIYGLRTTGPLALGVMTAGNAGIYLVATDRSAEGLALLCAALVVTLGRALQGGIKLTKSMGI
- a CDS encoding glycosyltransferase family 4 protein, producing the protein MKLLFLCKRHPMGRDLVSSPYGRFFHLPRHLAAQGHQVQLLLLDYRHGAPVAHQAHGFDWLSVPFSPRHPLRYLHEIERTIRGGRPDCIVGLSDTYYGMLAVHFSRRHGCCSAIDAYDNYESYLPWCKPLHWRWRRALRRADLLTAAGPGLAALMSSGRPGRAAVVVPMAPDPIGFVPLDRAACRQRMGLPLQRKLVGYCGSMHRSRGVEVLFDAFACLQAGCPDAMLVHSGRTWRNVPLPDEVHSLGYIEDALMPVLLNCMDVLVVTNRRSAFGDYSYPVKLYEAMSCRVPVVATRTPATAWILGDASPHLVPPADPQALCAALEWALQQDAVDYGVLPDWDSSGRRLEQALLETLSRGA
- a CDS encoding polysaccharide deacetylase family protein — protein: MEAAAAGAMNSVILYGHRVLREAVSGPGADGSDALTPAGLERLLAAIATHRPDAGWLARLASGQPAQPGCVLLTFDDGYADIYTEALPLLEQYRVPCVIFITTGFADRELEAYETLLATLLAGRRELVCPNEGPLALADDSARSAVYRRLRLWLRPQGRRGRQRYMDALRQLNPAAPAAADGGYLDWARIRELDRHPLVTVGAHGRSHILLSRPHPLEVYGELRHSRSRLERELGRRVDLVAYPYGANTALTRLLARRAGYRLGFGTQPGTLAGNRNRMALPRMPIAGYLDGLQEPA
- a CDS encoding sulfotransferase → MCAAPKVDIFHVGPQKSGTTWIYECLREHAGVCCPPRDTIHYYDMFYARGPDWYAQAFAHARPGQQLFDPTPTYLRSTWAPRRMAADNPGARIIFCLRNPIERAFSHYWHEKKKLTIRFEFADCLRNYDLFQSYLETGFYAEHIARFLDHFPRSALLVQRFEQLQQDPRGFLDELLAFAALDRDFEPSILNRRRNAASPRQTLVGRLVGEVTEKAVRSLPEPAARGIQRSGAYRLLSGRREYLEGIPAPLYRELLEICTPEINRLETLLGLDLAVWKQPPPAP